The Streptomyces sp. NBC_00224 genome has a window encoding:
- a CDS encoding ASCH domain-containing protein, translated as MTERHINIRKPYLRLIQDGTKTIEVRVGYPSMKKITAGQLLRFVSGDDSCLTRVVKLVEYPSFEAMVDAEDPAAIGGDMDSDALIAACQEIYPPEKEALGVLTIHLERVLS; from the coding sequence GTGACCGAGCGGCACATCAACATCCGCAAGCCCTATCTGCGGCTGATCCAGGACGGCACCAAGACGATCGAAGTCCGCGTGGGCTACCCCAGCATGAAGAAGATCACCGCCGGGCAGCTGCTGCGGTTCGTCTCCGGTGACGACTCCTGCCTGACCCGTGTCGTCAAGCTCGTCGAGTACCCGTCCTTCGAGGCCATGGTGGACGCGGAGGACCCGGCCGCCATCGGCGGCGACATGGACAGCGATGCCCTCATCGCCGCCTGCCAGGAAATCTACCCGCCGGAGAAAGAAGCCCTCGGGGTTCTCACGATCCACCTGGAACGGGTCCTTTCCTGA
- a CDS encoding GNAT family N-acetyltransferase, whose translation MTSGIDIRLHDRRHAAELRPLLLEVYAEVYEQAAENDPFATVERFAQGLDGWAARPGWSCVVGYGSDGRAVGYAYGAPLPEDARWWGGLITEVPADVTAETGSRTYALSELMVREPWRKTGISRRLHDALLSPRPEERATLLVDQTHPKVRALYESWGWRTLGDLRPRLENAPLFHAMLLTLDHRD comes from the coding sequence GTGACCAGCGGGATCGACATACGCCTACACGACCGCCGCCACGCCGCCGAACTGCGCCCGCTGCTCTTGGAGGTCTACGCCGAGGTCTACGAACAGGCCGCCGAGAACGACCCGTTCGCCACCGTGGAACGCTTCGCCCAGGGACTGGACGGCTGGGCGGCGAGGCCCGGCTGGAGCTGCGTCGTCGGCTACGGCAGCGACGGCCGGGCCGTCGGCTACGCCTACGGCGCCCCGCTGCCCGAGGACGCCCGCTGGTGGGGTGGCCTGATCACCGAGGTGCCCGCCGACGTCACCGCCGAGACCGGCTCCCGCACCTACGCCCTGTCCGAACTCATGGTCCGCGAGCCGTGGCGCAAGACCGGCATCAGCCGCCGGCTGCACGACGCACTGCTGTCCCCACGCCCCGAGGAACGCGCCACCCTACTCGTCGACCAGACCCATCCCAAGGTCCGTGCGCTGTACGAAAGCTGGGGCTGGCGCACCCTCGGCGACCTCCGGCCCCGCCTTGAGAACGCTCCCCTGTTCCACGCGATGCTGCTGACGCTGGACCACCGGGACTAG
- a CDS encoding NAD(P)-binding domain-containing protein yields MAARPRARRDGGRAVTGRIGAVGIIGAGAVGHTVATLLTAAGWCDRLLIVSGSERSATALVTDLEDMREVIASSVRAETATVPALRACEAVVVCPRAKFTNTADHDIRMAGLHANAPVIASLGRQLVGYDGAVLVVTNPVDVMTRLFTDASGAARVYGVGSATDTARYRLALARLLAVPVDSVQGQVIGEHGDAAVVCASATRVGGLRAAVPLRAVHDELMDRPRRINQSLGRARSGPAGAVLAALRAALGLADTVVELSVVNPDGTCLGTPLRFKGGAPTVALPDLDPVERRLLASAEHRICTAYRLVEHHVEEGATP; encoded by the coding sequence GTGGCGGCTCGCCCTCGGGCACGCCGGGACGGCGGCCGGGCGGTGACCGGCCGGATCGGCGCGGTGGGGATCATCGGCGCCGGGGCCGTCGGCCACACCGTGGCCACCCTGCTGACCGCTGCGGGATGGTGCGACCGTCTCCTGATCGTCTCCGGGAGCGAACGCTCCGCCACCGCTCTGGTCACCGATCTGGAGGACATGCGCGAGGTCATCGCCTCCTCCGTACGGGCGGAGACCGCTACCGTGCCCGCCTTGCGGGCGTGCGAAGCGGTGGTGGTGTGCCCGAGGGCGAAGTTCACCAACACCGCCGACCACGACATCCGCATGGCCGGACTGCACGCCAACGCCCCCGTGATCGCCTCCCTCGGCCGCCAGCTCGTCGGGTACGACGGTGCCGTGCTGGTGGTAACCAACCCGGTGGACGTGATGACCCGGCTGTTCACCGACGCGTCCGGCGCGGCCCGGGTGTACGGAGTCGGATCGGCGACCGACACCGCCCGCTACCGACTCGCCCTCGCCCGCCTCCTCGCCGTCCCCGTCGACTCCGTCCAGGGGCAGGTGATCGGCGAGCACGGGGACGCCGCCGTGGTGTGCGCATCCGCGACCCGCGTCGGCGGGCTCCGGGCCGCCGTGCCCCTGCGGGCCGTCCACGACGAACTGATGGACCGGCCGCGCCGCATCAACCAGTCCCTGGGCCGGGCCCGTTCCGGACCGGCCGGGGCCGTCCTGGCCGCCTTGCGGGCCGCCCTAGGCCTGGCCGACACGGTGGTGGAGTTGTCCGTCGTCAACCCCGACGGCACCTGCCTGGGAACCCCGTTGCGGTTCAAGGGTGGCGCCCCCACGGTGGCGCTGCCCGACCTCGACCCGGTCGAGCGGCGGCTGCTGGCCTCCGCCGAACACAGGATCTGTACCGCCTACCGCCTGGTCGAGCACCACGTTGAAGAAGGGGCCACCCCGTGA
- a CDS encoding AAA family ATPase codes for MPNYAESHHDLDSYISARVPVIGMRTIEQQRALRLVREVATHPRRSSMPFWIYTRATGLRDLRTNAPLQEDRSLTGAMEYAASQFAARPNATLVLVDPDDLEGDTPLTRHIAEVARLAGNNSGSIILLTDTPVWSGLQRLGMSLQLDLPDADEMYGVLAGFLTDHQGIIPIAWNEDDARRAAETLLGVTEAEAVNLMATVAAKGSVDTDDVPALAQSKDRIFSDLTGLVKVQLKDADYTVGGLSNLRDWLRRKNQLMQADLRHTEIRPPRGVLLVGVPGCGKSLSAKAIAAEWKLPLYRLDMGAIHGKYLGESEGRFREALETADRVAPCVLWIDEIEKGLAGRDDGTGVPQRIIGQFLFWLQESRSRAFVVATANDVRSLPPELLRKGRFDELFFVDLPDAQDRKEIIQLYYRRYVKAEPDPDQLARLIDLSEGFAGSDIEGALHDVGAEVYLGGGAEALRPSFVMDTFANTIPLSRNNPEQIEEIRAWGRERAVAAGRSTATATQGVPGPARRIVFMED; via the coding sequence ATGCCCAACTACGCCGAAAGCCATCACGACCTCGACAGCTACATCTCCGCCCGGGTGCCGGTCATCGGGATGCGCACCATCGAGCAGCAGCGGGCGCTGCGGCTGGTGCGGGAGGTGGCGACGCACCCCAGGCGCAGCAGCATGCCGTTCTGGATCTACACCCGGGCCACCGGGCTGCGGGACCTGCGCACCAACGCGCCGCTCCAGGAGGACCGTTCACTCACCGGGGCGATGGAGTACGCGGCGTCCCAGTTCGCCGCCCGCCCCAACGCCACGCTGGTCCTGGTCGACCCGGACGACCTGGAGGGCGACACCCCGCTGACCCGGCACATCGCCGAGGTCGCCCGGCTCGCGGGCAACAACTCCGGCTCGATCATCCTGCTCACCGACACCCCCGTCTGGAGCGGACTCCAGCGGCTCGGCATGAGCCTCCAGCTCGACCTGCCGGACGCGGACGAGATGTACGGAGTCCTCGCGGGCTTCCTCACCGACCACCAGGGGATCATCCCGATCGCCTGGAACGAGGACGACGCCCGCCGGGCCGCCGAGACGCTGCTCGGGGTCACCGAGGCCGAGGCGGTCAACCTGATGGCGACCGTCGCCGCCAAGGGCTCGGTCGACACGGACGACGTACCCGCCCTCGCCCAGTCCAAGGACCGCATCTTCAGCGATCTGACGGGCCTGGTGAAGGTCCAGCTCAAGGACGCCGACTACACCGTCGGCGGGCTCTCCAACCTCCGCGACTGGCTGCGGCGCAAGAACCAGCTGATGCAGGCGGACCTGCGCCACACCGAGATCCGGCCGCCGCGCGGGGTGCTGCTCGTCGGCGTCCCCGGCTGCGGCAAGTCGCTCTCCGCCAAGGCCATCGCCGCCGAGTGGAAACTGCCGCTCTACCGGCTCGACATGGGCGCCATCCACGGCAAGTACCTCGGCGAGTCCGAGGGCCGCTTCCGGGAGGCCCTGGAGACCGCCGACCGGGTGGCCCCGTGCGTGCTGTGGATCGACGAGATCGAGAAGGGCCTGGCGGGCCGGGACGACGGCACGGGCGTGCCGCAGCGGATCATCGGGCAGTTCCTGTTCTGGCTCCAGGAGTCCCGCTCGCGCGCCTTCGTGGTCGCCACCGCCAACGACGTGCGCAGCCTGCCGCCCGAGCTGCTGCGCAAGGGCCGCTTCGACGAATTGTTCTTCGTGGACCTGCCGGACGCGCAGGACCGCAAGGAGATCATCCAGCTCTACTACCGCCGCTATGTGAAGGCCGAGCCCGACCCCGACCAGCTGGCCCGCCTGATCGACCTCTCCGAGGGCTTCGCGGGCTCCGACATCGAGGGCGCGCTGCACGACGTGGGCGCGGAGGTCTACCTGGGCGGCGGCGCGGAGGCCCTGCGCCCGTCCTTCGTGATGGACACCTTCGCCAACACCATCCCGCTGAGCAGGAACAACCCCGAGCAGATCGAGGAGATCCGGGCGTGGGGCCGCGAACGCGCGGTGGCAGCGGGCCGCTCGACGGCGACGGCCACGCAGGGGGTGCCCGGGCCGGCTCGGCGGATCGTGTTCATGGAGGACTGA
- a CDS encoding phosphotransferase — MNAPVPVPADVFAYVSGRIEQAARSLWPGATVGLGPHVPSVTGYVRRLDVDDRPMFAKVSLLGSSLVSVLRGTLGNWAAVKAKQDAYSATPGGLLERETIQYGILHTARLRAPRIAGYARGVLFTKPVVGPTLADLIAKEPDRTAELLTTVTGELGALDRADVMALVTAAAIPERSVHATFARKFNGISGHAYLTLTGDQAPVLAEVVARLRKVRLTGAPAAVVYGDLKPEHAVFPDGSDGRPAFLDPGMSLGHPEMDLGKLVSRLVLGLLAAPHQGAGTAAVLGGISQFADAAGQSMEREARAAWLRQLVVLWLMDTANILTTYLTAPAGLPLPDQARQVIDRAGAVSTMIDRTSAALEGRADGAAVWRLALGHAGTAAGR, encoded by the coding sequence GTGAACGCACCCGTCCCAGTTCCGGCGGACGTCTTCGCCTATGTCAGCGGCCGGATTGAGCAAGCGGCCCGCTCCCTGTGGCCGGGAGCGACGGTTGGGCTGGGCCCGCACGTGCCGTCCGTTACCGGGTACGTCCGACGACTCGACGTGGACGACCGGCCCATGTTCGCGAAGGTGTCCCTGCTCGGGTCCTCGCTCGTGTCCGTCCTGCGCGGCACGCTGGGCAACTGGGCGGCTGTGAAGGCCAAGCAGGACGCCTACAGTGCGACGCCGGGAGGTCTGCTGGAGCGGGAGACGATCCAGTACGGGATCCTGCACACGGCCCGGCTGCGGGCGCCGAGGATCGCCGGATACGCGCGCGGGGTGCTGTTCACCAAGCCGGTCGTCGGGCCGACGCTGGCCGATCTGATCGCGAAGGAACCGGACCGCACCGCCGAACTCCTCACCACCGTGACCGGTGAGCTGGGCGCTCTGGACCGTGCGGACGTGATGGCGCTGGTGACGGCGGCCGCGATCCCCGAACGGTCGGTGCACGCGACGTTCGCCCGGAAGTTCAACGGCATCAGCGGCCACGCCTACCTGACGCTGACCGGTGACCAGGCGCCGGTGCTGGCCGAGGTCGTGGCCCGGCTTCGGAAGGTCCGCCTGACCGGCGCCCCCGCCGCCGTGGTCTACGGCGACCTGAAGCCCGAGCACGCCGTGTTCCCCGACGGCTCGGACGGCCGCCCGGCGTTCCTCGACCCCGGCATGTCGCTGGGGCACCCGGAAATGGACCTGGGAAAGCTCGTCTCTCGCCTCGTCCTCGGCCTGCTCGCCGCCCCGCATCAGGGCGCCGGGACGGCGGCCGTCCTCGGCGGGATCAGCCAGTTCGCCGACGCGGCCGGCCAGAGCATGGAACGGGAGGCGAGGGCGGCTTGGCTGCGGCAACTGGTCGTGCTGTGGCTGATGGACACCGCCAACATCCTGACCACCTACCTGACCGCCCCTGCCGGACTGCCGCTGCCCGACCAGGCAAGGCAGGTCATCGACCGGGCCGGGGCGGTGTCCACGATGATCGACCGCACCTCGGCCGCGCTGGAGGGGCGGGCGGACGGCGCGGCCGTGTGGCGGCTCGCCCTCGGGCACGCCGGGACGGCGGCCGGGCGGTGA
- a CDS encoding serine protease, with amino-acid sequence MKKPLVGTVLALLLVGAGAAPVVAAPHTHSGAKATVKAVDFAGTVALSNCSGSLIRTPNSQPNDPALILSNGHCLETGFPAAGEVITDQPSTRSFSLLNGSGSKVGTLRATKVSYATMTDTDITVYELGKTYAQIQSQYGIGALTLNDQHPVAGTAIKVVSGYWKRTYSCNIDGFAYRLKEGDWTWKDSVRYTSACQTIGGTSGSPVIDTASGKVVAVNNTGNEDGQRCTENNPCEVDQNGKVTVRYKINYAQETYILVPCIGTGNKFDLSRPGCTLPKP; translated from the coding sequence ATGAAGAAGCCTCTCGTCGGCACGGTGCTCGCTCTTCTGCTCGTCGGAGCGGGTGCGGCACCGGTCGTCGCGGCGCCGCACACCCACAGCGGCGCCAAGGCGACGGTCAAGGCGGTCGACTTCGCCGGAACGGTTGCGCTCAGCAACTGTTCCGGGTCGCTGATCCGCACGCCCAACTCCCAGCCGAACGACCCCGCTCTCATCCTCTCGAACGGCCACTGCCTGGAGACCGGATTCCCGGCCGCCGGCGAGGTCATCACCGACCAGCCCTCCACGCGCAGCTTCTCGCTGCTCAACGGCTCGGGCAGCAAGGTCGGCACACTGCGGGCCACCAAGGTCTCGTACGCGACGATGACCGACACCGACATCACGGTCTACGAGCTGGGCAAGACGTACGCGCAGATCCAGAGCCAGTACGGGATCGGCGCGCTCACGCTCAACGACCAGCACCCGGTCGCGGGCACCGCCATCAAGGTCGTCTCCGGCTACTGGAAGCGCACCTACAGCTGCAACATCGACGGGTTCGCCTACCGCCTCAAGGAGGGCGACTGGACCTGGAAGGACTCGGTCCGCTACACCTCCGCCTGCCAGACCATCGGCGGCACCTCGGGCTCCCCGGTCATCGACACGGCCTCCGGCAAGGTGGTCGCGGTGAACAACACCGGCAACGAGGACGGTCAGCGCTGCACCGAGAACAACCCGTGCGAGGTGGACCAGAACGGCAAGGTCACCGTCCGCTACAAGATCAACTATGCCCAGGAGACGTACATCCTCGTCCCCTGCATAGGTACCGGGAACAAGTTCGACCTCAGTCGTCCTGGGTGCACCTTGCCCAAGCCGTAG
- a CDS encoding XRE family transcriptional regulator, with product MATNPELAELIRLACGERGWGPSDLARAVGVAESGDPARVHRANARRWITGARTPDYWWPHVAQVLGLDPEFRGTGLDTLGVQASDLEDDTKRRDALKIAGLAVLDPASVAAVLDRAADEVAEFTRQAEATALGTGTLEHLDFAITGFNEAYSLKPPHVVFDAVMDYRRKVDALLRGPHTHCQERELLVCAGWLSELLAWLAHDLGNARVGLAFATDAYTHAEQAGHGELCGWAMDAAASISLYEHRPEKARHAAERGLAQAPTTHPLSVRLHAQSARAAAADGDHDSFTVSFNQAQDAYRLLSSRPPRRFGMPTLPLADYALTSYPASAHIWLGNAEQAQRAAESALAIYRTAPAANRSPSREAIARIDLALSRALLGDPDDALALGHQALDSTRVVDSVRNRAHDLADCLTRRYPRMDAARGLTERLTAQPQLVRGGAL from the coding sequence ATGGCCACGAACCCTGAACTTGCGGAGCTGATCCGCCTCGCGTGCGGCGAACGCGGCTGGGGCCCGAGCGACCTCGCGCGGGCCGTGGGGGTCGCCGAATCCGGAGACCCGGCGCGCGTCCACCGCGCCAACGCTCGCCGCTGGATCACCGGGGCCAGGACCCCCGACTACTGGTGGCCCCACGTGGCTCAGGTCCTGGGTCTGGACCCCGAATTCAGGGGAACTGGGCTCGATACGCTGGGCGTACAGGCATCGGATCTGGAGGACGACACGAAGCGGCGGGACGCGCTCAAGATCGCCGGGCTGGCCGTGCTCGACCCGGCGTCCGTTGCTGCCGTCCTGGACCGTGCCGCCGACGAAGTCGCCGAGTTCACCCGGCAGGCCGAGGCGACCGCGCTCGGCACCGGCACCCTCGAACACCTCGACTTCGCGATTACCGGCTTCAACGAGGCGTACTCCCTCAAGCCGCCGCACGTCGTGTTCGACGCGGTCATGGACTACCGCCGCAAGGTCGACGCCTTGTTACGAGGCCCTCACACCCACTGCCAGGAACGCGAACTGCTGGTCTGCGCCGGATGGCTGTCCGAGCTGCTGGCCTGGCTCGCCCACGACCTCGGCAACGCCCGCGTCGGCCTCGCCTTCGCCACCGACGCCTACACGCACGCCGAACAGGCCGGGCATGGCGAGTTGTGCGGGTGGGCGATGGACGCCGCTGCGTCCATCAGTCTCTATGAGCACCGCCCCGAGAAGGCCCGCCACGCCGCCGAGCGCGGCCTCGCCCAAGCCCCCACCACGCATCCGCTGTCCGTACGCCTCCATGCCCAGTCCGCCCGAGCGGCAGCGGCCGACGGCGACCACGACAGCTTCACCGTCTCCTTCAACCAGGCCCAGGACGCCTACCGGCTGCTGTCGTCCCGCCCCCCACGCCGGTTCGGTATGCCAACCCTGCCTCTCGCGGACTACGCGTTGACCTCCTATCCAGCGAGCGCCCATATCTGGCTCGGCAACGCCGAACAGGCCCAGCGCGCCGCCGAATCCGCGCTCGCCATCTACCGGACCGCCCCCGCCGCGAACCGGTCCCCGAGCAGGGAAGCGATCGCCCGGATCGACCTTGCCCTGTCCCGTGCTCTGCTCGGCGATCCCGACGACGCCCTCGCCCTCGGCCACCAGGCCCTCGACAGCACGCGCGTGGTGGACTCCGTCCGCAACCGCGCCCACGACCTGGCGGACTGCCTCACCCGCCGCTACCCCCGCATGGACGCGGCGCGCGGACTGACCGAACGTCTCACCGCACAACCGCAACTCGTCCGTGGAGGCGCCCTGTGA
- a CDS encoding chitinase, giving the protein MKRAGGRIGLALAAAGALSIAGLTGTAHAADVNNARNAGFESGLANWSCTAGSGAAVSSPVHGGAAALKATPSGSDTGQCAQTVAVKPNSTYTLSSWVQGSYVYLGATGTGTSDVSTWTPGTGGGWNQLSTTFRTGASTTSVQIFTHGWYGQPAYYADDISVFGPDGGGGGDPAPTVPAAPGGLAVGSVTSSSVDLSWGAVSNATGYNVYRDGAKVQSVSGGSATVTGLSASTSYQFQVTATNAAGESTKSAAVTGRTSATGTPGGGGNVPKHAVTGYWQNFNNGATVQKISDVPANYDIIAVSFADATGTPGGVTFNLDSNGLGGYTVDQFKADIAAKHAAGKSVIISIGGQNGTVSINDSTSATNFANSVYSMMQTYGFDGVDIDLENGLNSTYMTQALKSLSSKAGSKLVITMAPQTIDMQSTSNEYFKTALNIKDILTVVNMQYYNSGSMNGCDGKVYSQGTVDFLTALACIQLQGGLDPSQVGLGLPASTSGAGSGYVSPSVVNAALDCLTAGTNCGSFKPSKTYPGLRGAMTWSTNWDAKSGNAWSNAVGPHVHALP; this is encoded by the coding sequence GTGAAACGAGCAGGCGGCAGAATCGGCTTGGCGCTGGCCGCGGCCGGCGCCCTGTCCATAGCCGGACTCACCGGCACCGCACACGCGGCGGACGTCAACAACGCCAGGAACGCGGGCTTCGAGTCGGGCCTCGCCAACTGGAGCTGCACGGCCGGAAGCGGCGCGGCCGTCTCCTCGCCGGTGCACGGCGGAGCCGCCGCCCTCAAGGCGACCCCGTCGGGCTCCGACACCGGCCAGTGCGCGCAGACCGTCGCCGTGAAGCCCAACTCGACGTACACGCTGAGCTCCTGGGTCCAGGGCTCGTACGTCTACCTCGGCGCCACCGGGACCGGCACCAGCGACGTCTCCACCTGGACGCCGGGCACCGGCGGCGGCTGGAACCAGCTGTCGACGACCTTCAGGACGGGCGCCTCCACCACGTCCGTGCAGATCTTCACGCACGGCTGGTACGGCCAGCCCGCGTACTACGCCGACGACATCTCGGTCTTCGGCCCGGACGGCGGCGGGGGCGGCGACCCGGCCCCGACGGTCCCGGCGGCCCCGGGCGGCCTCGCGGTCGGCTCGGTGACCTCCTCGTCCGTGGACCTCTCCTGGGGCGCGGTCTCCAACGCGACCGGGTACAACGTCTACCGCGACGGCGCCAAGGTGCAGTCGGTGAGCGGCGGTTCGGCGACCGTGACCGGGCTGAGCGCGTCGACCTCGTACCAGTTCCAGGTGACCGCGACCAACGCGGCCGGCGAGTCCACGAAGTCGGCGGCGGTGACCGGCAGGACGTCGGCGACCGGCACTCCGGGCGGCGGCGGCAACGTGCCCAAGCACGCGGTGACCGGCTACTGGCAGAACTTCAACAACGGCGCGACCGTCCAGAAGATCAGCGATGTGCCCGCCAACTACGACATCATCGCCGTCTCCTTCGCGGACGCCACCGGCACACCGGGCGGGGTGACCTTCAACCTCGACTCCAACGGCCTCGGCGGCTACACCGTCGACCAGTTCAAGGCGGACATCGCCGCCAAGCACGCGGCGGGCAAGTCGGTGATCATCTCCATCGGCGGCCAGAACGGCACGGTGTCGATCAACGACTCGACGTCCGCTACGAACTTCGCCAACTCGGTCTACTCGATGATGCAGACGTACGGCTTCGACGGCGTCGACATCGACCTGGAGAACGGCCTCAACTCGACGTACATGACGCAGGCGCTGAAGTCCTTGTCGTCGAAGGCGGGCAGCAAGCTCGTCATCACGATGGCGCCGCAGACGATCGACATGCAGTCGACGTCGAACGAGTACTTCAAGACGGCGCTGAACATCAAGGACATTCTGACCGTCGTCAACATGCAGTACTACAACAGCGGTTCGATGAACGGCTGCGACGGCAAGGTCTACTCGCAGGGCACGGTGGACTTCCTGACCGCGCTCGCCTGCATCCAGCTCCAGGGCGGCCTGGACCCGTCCCAGGTGGGCCTCGGCCTGCCGGCCTCGACGAGCGGCGCGGGCAGCGGCTACGTCTCGCCGTCGGTGGTGAACGCGGCGCTGGACTGCCTGACGGCGGGCACCAACTGCGGCTCCTTCAAGCCGTCGAAGACGTACCCGGGCCTGCGGGGCGCGATGACCTGGTCCACGAACTGGGACGCCAAGTCAGGCAACGCCTGGTCGAACGCGGTGGGCCCGCACGTCCACGCGCTGCCGTAA
- a CDS encoding caspase family protein, with amino-acid sequence MRMIYTLLVGIDAYGGTGHARLSGCVNDVLAARRALEHRVGDRLSVRTLLDGEATTAAVESALRDHLGQAGPDDTALLWFSGHGTELTLGTAEELAVEATGRSQALVCVDGALPDKRLGALLDGLAAGGAHVAAVLDCCFSGGGTREHGSGVSARFTPPAPSWRPVAAPRDAGGPQRAPGHVLLAASRLNQLSYEADYEPDDEVDYEADRVPGEPAPLFKRGVFTHALLGALRTAGPDATYRELLAAAHARVRRARFEQHPVLFPADAGGIADTPFLGGAPRTPSPHLLRFGADGWEVDCGRVHGLPGGPGTEFTATGPGGGALAARTVLADRTLVEPAGWTPAAGRVHPVALTATPLPSAAVTAVGPEGFAKSLADHLTSPVVRPVTGPESESAGLLFRVEAQGDGQARVLRRDGSPFVAPLPLYDPADTARVADCLTHLAHWHGIRDLEARTSPLRGHVRVEVVSWGDEGAGPLVPDGNGEIVRAYDGPREPWVSIRLRNVGDRPLWCVLLDLNDRYAINSALFPGHFIAPGHTGYALDNQPVQLSLPATREPRPGAYARDWLKLIVAEGELNTVPFRLGAWDPYGPGARGGAAHDGVLRLAGPGRRDVGAATAAGPGQWATRTIALRTVVPRPGVTGRGA; translated from the coding sequence ATGCGCATGATCTACACCCTGCTCGTGGGCATCGACGCCTACGGCGGCACCGGGCACGCCCGGCTCTCGGGCTGTGTGAACGACGTCCTGGCGGCCCGGCGGGCCCTCGAACACCGCGTCGGCGACCGGCTGTCCGTCCGTACGCTGCTCGACGGCGAGGCCACCACGGCCGCCGTCGAGTCCGCGCTCCGCGACCACCTCGGCCAGGCCGGTCCCGACGACACGGCGCTGCTCTGGTTCTCCGGGCACGGCACCGAACTCACCCTGGGGACGGCCGAGGAGCTGGCCGTCGAGGCGACCGGCCGCAGCCAGGCGCTGGTCTGCGTGGACGGGGCGCTGCCCGACAAGCGCCTGGGCGCGCTCCTGGACGGGCTCGCGGCGGGCGGCGCGCACGTGGCGGCGGTGCTCGACTGCTGCTTCTCGGGCGGCGGCACCCGGGAGCACGGGAGTGGGGTGAGCGCGCGGTTCACCCCGCCCGCCCCGTCCTGGCGCCCGGTCGCCGCGCCCCGGGACGCGGGCGGGCCGCAGCGCGCGCCCGGCCATGTCCTCCTCGCGGCGAGCCGCCTCAACCAGCTGTCGTACGAAGCGGATTACGAGCCGGATGACGAGGTGGATTACGAGGCGGACCGCGTACCCGGGGAGCCCGCGCCCCTCTTCAAGCGCGGGGTCTTCACCCACGCGCTGCTCGGCGCCCTGCGCACGGCGGGCCCGGACGCCACCTACCGGGAGCTGCTCGCCGCCGCGCACGCCCGGGTGCGGCGCGCCCGGTTCGAGCAGCACCCGGTGCTGTTCCCCGCCGATGCGGGCGGCATCGCGGACACCCCGTTCCTGGGCGGGGCGCCGCGCACGCCGAGCCCGCATCTGCTGCGGTTCGGGGCGGACGGCTGGGAGGTGGACTGCGGGCGGGTCCACGGGCTGCCCGGCGGGCCCGGCACCGAGTTCACCGCCACCGGCCCGGGCGGGGGCGCGCTGGCGGCCCGTACCGTACTGGCGGACCGCACGCTGGTGGAGCCGGCCGGGTGGACGCCGGCGGCCGGGCGGGTGCATCCGGTGGCGCTGACCGCGACGCCGCTGCCGTCGGCCGCCGTGACGGCCGTCGGGCCGGAAGGTTTCGCCAAGTCGCTCGCGGACCACCTCACTTCACCCGTCGTACGTCCGGTCACGGGCCCTGAGAGCGAGTCCGCCGGACTGCTCTTCCGCGTGGAGGCGCAGGGCGACGGGCAGGCGCGGGTGCTGCGGCGCGACGGCTCGCCGTTCGTGGCGCCGCTGCCGCTGTACGACCCGGCGGACACCGCCCGGGTCGCGGACTGCCTCACGCACCTGGCCCACTGGCACGGCATCCGCGACCTGGAGGCGCGCACCTCGCCGCTGCGGGGGCATGTGCGCGTGGAGGTCGTGTCGTGGGGCGACGAGGGGGCCGGGCCTCTGGTGCCGGACGGGAACGGCGAGATCGTCCGCGCCTACGACGGGCCGCGCGAGCCGTGGGTCTCCATCCGGCTGCGCAATGTGGGCGACCGGCCGCTGTGGTGCGTACTGCTCGACCTGAACGACCGCTACGCCATCAACTCGGCGCTCTTCCCAGGCCACTTCATCGCTCCCGGCCACACCGGCTACGCCCTCGACAACCAGCCCGTACAGCTGAGCCTGCCCGCGACCCGGGAGCCGCGCCCGGGGGCGTACGCGCGCGACTGGCTGAAGCTGATCGTCGCCGAGGGCGAGCTCAACACGGTGCCGTTCCGGCTGGGGGCGTGGGATCCGTACGGGCCGGGGGCGCGCGGCGGCGCCGCCCACGACGGCGTGCTGCGGCTGGCCGGGCCCGGGCGCCGGGACGTCGGCGCGGCCACTGCGGCCGGTCCCGGCCAGTGGGCGACGCGCACGATCGCGCTGCGGACGGTCGTGCCGAGGCCAGGGGTCACTGGCCGAGGTGCGTGA